A single window of Pyrus communis chromosome 10, drPyrComm1.1, whole genome shotgun sequence DNA harbors:
- the LOC137746498 gene encoding uncharacterized protein, whose amino-acid sequence MNRKVKGKVHAKKDMPRTGEATSSNPRAPYDEDVAKVFQAIKQMADLALEGTSAVNRRLKFLKVFISLSPPQYAGNPDEPLEGVEWLERIKQCFDVSDVPEDLKVGFATYCLIGAAHYWWEFVKRIRDVKSITWAEFEELFLNMYYPETVRDAKYEEFLGLTQQNMSVAQYASKFLELAWYARTNLVSSEEFTASQFLRGLRPSIRARVTQFSTYGDMVAAALRVEQSFEDSEEESFEEASGVGEKRPRKQYICHHCGEPGHIRPNCPELNSRAF is encoded by the exons atgAACCGAAAAGTGAAGGGGAAAGTTCATGCGAAG aAAGATATGCCTAGAACAGGTGAAGCTACTTCATCCAATCCCAGGGCTCCATATGATGAGGACGTGGCTAAGGTTTTTCAAGCCATCAAGCAAATGGCTGACCTTGCGCTTGAAGGCACATCTGCAGTAAATCGGAGGCTGAAATTTTTGAAGGTTTTCATTAGTCTGTCACCCCCGCAGTATGCAGGAAATCCTGATGAACCTTTAGAAGGGGTGGAGTGGCTCGAAAGGATAAAGCAATGTTTTGATGTAAGTGATGTCCCCGAAGACCTAAAAGTTGGTTTTGCCACATACTGTCTTATTGGAGCAGCTCACTACTGGTGGGAATTTGTTAAAAGGATACGTGATGTTAAATCCATCACTTGGGCAGAATTTGAGGAGCTGTTTTTGAATATGTATTATCCTGAAACTGTAAGGGATGCTAAATACGAAGAATTTCTAGGGTTGACCCAGCAAAACATGTCTGTTGCTCAGTATGCATCTAAGTTCCTTGAGCTAGCATGGTATGCACGAACTAATCTTGTGAGTTCAGAAGAATTTACAGCATCGCAATTTCTAAGGGGACTGAGGCCTTCCATAAGAGCAAGGGTAACTCAGTTCAGTACTTATGGTGACATGGTGGCAGCGGCTTTAAGAGTGGAACAATCTTTTGAGGACAGCGAGGAAGAGTCGTTTGAGGAAGCTTCTGGTGTAGGGGAAAAAAGGCCAAGAAAGCAGTACATTTGCCACCACTGCGGGGAGCCTGGTCATATTCGGCCTAATTGTCCGGAATTAAACTCGCGTGCTTTTTGA